One Malania oleifera isolate guangnan ecotype guangnan chromosome 10, ASM2987363v1, whole genome shotgun sequence genomic region harbors:
- the LOC131165825 gene encoding uncharacterized protein LOC131165825 produces MYRLLDEMVEEIGESNVIQVVTDNASNYVAAGRLLEAKRPHLYWTPCAAHCIDLILEDIGKMPSIHATLKRAIFLNGYIYNRVGVVNLMRQFTGGKELLRPAVTRFATAFITLRSIHLQKNNLRKMFTSEDWNTTKWAKEAAGKRAATIVLMPTFWSTIVYALKLTGPLVRVLRLVDGEKKPAMGYIYEAMDRAKEAIAKAFGEREDKFKEAFEIIDTRWGCQLHQPLHAAAHYLNPEFFYSNPNILQDEEIMLGLYKCVGRLLPTIEMQDKVSNELEKYNAASGVFGISLAVRQRKTKAPAQWWMAYGSTTPNLQKFAVKILSLTCSATGCERNWSIFQHLHSKRRNRLSQQRLNDLVFVKYNRTLRRRYDKRDTIDPILLKDIDDSNEWLIGRMDGDSDEDDELVFEDDNLTWDSVARAAGLNNPPHHTRSRISTNMPSSSKGRGRASSSSATTARGRTTMLELVDEDEIQVDSAEETEEEKDVGENSSNDEEEDDDIFTDLVDDE; encoded by the exons atgtatagattacttgatgagatggtcgaagaaattggagaatcaaatgtgattcaagtggtaactgacaatgcgtcaaactatgttgcagcag ggagattgttggaagcaaagaggccacatttatattggacaccgtgtgctgctcattgcattgatttaattttggaggatattgggaagatgccttcaattcatgcaactttgaaaagggcaatttttttgaatggctatatctataatcgtgttggcgttgtcaacttgatgagacaattcactggaggaaaggagttgctaagacctgcagttacaagatttgcaactgccttcatcactcttcgttcaatccatcttcaaaagaataacttgaggaagatgtttacttctgaagattggaatactactaaatgggcaaaggaggcggctggcaaaagagcagctactattgttttgatgcctactttttggagtaccatcgtttatgctcttaagttaacaggtccacttgttcgtgtactccgtttggttgatggggaaaagaagcctgcaatgggatatatttatgaagcaatggatagggctaaggaagccatagctaaggcttttggtgagagagaggataaattcaaggaggcatttgaaattattgatacgaggtggggatgccaactccatcaaccgttgcatgcagctgcacactacttgaatccagaatttttctattcaaaccccaacattttgcaagatgaagaaattatgtTGGGTTTGTACAAATGTGTTGGAAGGTTACTGCCAACtattgaaatgcaagataaagtttcaaatgagttggaaaaatacaatgccgctagtggcgtctttggaattagtttggcagtgagacaaaggaagacaaaagcaccag cgcaatggtggatggcatatggatcaacaactccaaacttgcaaaagtttgctgtgaaaattcttagcctcacgtgtagtgctactggctgcgaaagaaattggagcatattccaacat cttcatagcaaaaggagaaataggctatcccagcaacgcttgaatgatttggtatttgtgaaatacaatcgaactctgaggcgtcgatacgacaaacgtgacaccattgatcccatcctcctgaaggacattgatgatagtaatgagtggttgattggtaggatggatggtgattctgatgaggatgatgaacttgtgtttgaagatgataatttgacttgggattctgttgctagagccgctggactaaataaccccccgcatcacactagatcaagaataagtacaaatatgccatcatcgtctaaaggaagaggaagagcttcatctagtagtgcaaccactgctaggggtcggaccacaatgttggaacttgtagatgaggatgaaatccaagtggatagtgcagaggagacggaagaggaaaaagatgttggagaaaacagttctaatgatgaagaggaagatgatgatatcttcaccgacctagttgatgatgagtga
- the LOC131165827 gene encoding uncharacterized protein At2g39795, mitochondrial-like gives MSRNEGSTEAVITVTASRLYLSSPVDAKNPKTPKALNRRSRGLKPFSAAALSLSLSLSLMAALTTLLRRAASCGTPVALRFLSSQRNRRAALSTAVNHCCSSTFFPAPRYFSSNKPSSGDTLLRVLDSEIKCAEESDDHDRIEEIPGGFPFEIQDNPGQQTISLSREYQGEVIKVEVHMPDLVTGEEENENDDDDDEKGSQSSIPLVVNVSKKDGLCLEFGCTAFPDEISIDSLSVKNPESSEDQIAYEGPDFSDLDENLQKAFHKYLEIRGIKPSTTNFLHEYMVNKDSREYLMWLKNLKKFIEA, from the exons ATGAGTCGAAATGAGGGGAGCACCGAAGCAGTAATTACCGTAACAGCAAGTCGCCTATATTTAAGTTCGCCGGTTGacgccaaaaaccctaaaacccccaaAGCCCTAAATCGACGTTCTCGTGGCCTAAAACCCTTCTCTGcagcagctctctctctctctctctctctctctctgatggCGGCCTTGACTACGCTTCTACGTAGGGCAGCTTCTTGCGGGACGCCTGTTGCTCTGCGATTCCTCTCAAGTCAAAGAAACCGCCGTGCTGCTCTATCCACCGCCGTCAATCACTGCTGCTCATCCACATTTTTCCCGGCGCCTCGATATTTTTCTTCTAATAAACCCAGCTCCGGCGATACTCTTCTCCGCGTCCTGGACTCTGAGATAAAGTGTGCTGAGGAATCTGACGATCATGATCGG ATCGAAGAGATTCCAGGTGGCTTCCCTTTTGAAATTCAAGATAACCCTGGTCAACAAACTATATCACTGAGCAGAGAATATCAGGGTGAAGTCATCAAAGTCGAAGTTCACATGCCTGATCTTGTCACTGGGGAGGAGGAGAACgagaatgatgatgatgatgatgagaagGGCAGTCAATCTAGCATTCCTTTGGTTGTTAATGTTTCTAAGAAGGATGGGCTCTGTTTGGAGTTTGGTTGTACTGCATTCCCAGATGAGATTTCCATTGACAGCCTGTCAGTCAAGAATCCAGAAAGTTCCGAAGATCAAATTGCATACGAGGGACCTGACTTCTC TGATTTGGACGAGAATTTACAGAAGGCTTTCCACAAGTATCTAGAGATTAGAGGAATCAAGCCCAGCACCACCAATTTCTTGCACGAATACATGGTCAACAAAGACAGTAGAGAATATTTAATGTGGCTAAAGAACCTGAAGAAGTTCATTGAGGCATAA